TCTACTCCCATGAACTGCAGCAGCCTCTCGATCGTCGTCACATCTCGGAGAGATGGAATATTTTCTAGGACGAGCTCGTCCGAGGCAAGGAGCACGGCCACCATCGCGGGAAGGGCCGAGTTCTTTGCTCCACTTACCGTCACGCTACCGCACAGGGGATGCCCACCCCGGATCAGCAACCGATCCACGCTACACTCCGTTCATCCCAAGGGTGTCCTGCTCAGGCGAAGATCCCCTGCACGGTACGAATCCTGGTCCCGTGGAACACGCCATGATCATCCGCTTCCGACCGCCCAAATCTGGCACGACCTCCACATCGGGGAAGCCCCCCCGATCCCGCAGAAGCCTTATGAGAAAAATTTCCTGCTCTGGAGCCATTTCCAGGGCCAACCATCCTCCGGGGCGGAGGAGGGTTGATGCCCCTGTGATGATCTGTCGGTGACACCACAGGCCATCCGGCCCCCCATCTAAGGCCTCGACAGGCTCATAGTGCGCCTCGGGCGGCAAGACCGCAAGATCGGTGGTGGCAACATAGGGCGGGTTACTGACAATCAGGTCGCACTGGCCGATGAGGCCCCGGGCAAAGACCGGCTCCAGAAGATCCCCCTGGAGGAAGGCAATCTGCCCTGCGACCTCATGCACGCCAGCATTTTCTCTGGCAACGTCCAGCGCTTCCCGTGAGATCTCGGTCGCATAGATCCGGGCGGAGGGCAACATTTTCGCCATTGCCACGGCGATGGCTCCCGATCCGGTCCCAACGTCCACAATCACGGGGGCCGTCAACTGCTTGAGCCGCGCGAGCGCTGTCTCGACCAGGACCTCGGTTTCAGGCCGCGGGACCAAGACAGCAGGAGTCACCTTGAAGGACAGGGACCAAAATTCCTTCGTCCCGGTGAGATAGGCAACTGGTACTCGAGCCTGTCGCCGCGAGACCAGAGTCCTGTACGTCTCAAAAACCGCAGGTGGCAGCCGTTCTTCAATGGCGGCATACAAGTGGAGGCGGTTAGAGCGGAGGAGGGAAGCCAACAGACATTCGGCATCCAGCCGAGGGGTGTCAACCCCCGCAGATTTCAGCAGAGCAGTCGCCCACACCAGGGTCTGTCCAATCGACGAACCCTCCGGTATGAGTACTACTCTCTCCGTGACCAACGATTCCACCGCACTTCTTCCTCCTAGCCCAGATTATTCACGTAGAAGTGAAGTGAATAATCTGCCCTCCGGGCTTCGACTCCGCCCAGCGTTTC
This Candidatus Methylomirabilota bacterium DNA region includes the following protein-coding sequences:
- the prmC gene encoding peptide chain release factor N(5)-glutamine methyltransferase gives rise to the protein MESLVTERVVLIPEGSSIGQTLVWATALLKSAGVDTPRLDAECLLASLLRSNRLHLYAAIEERLPPAVFETYRTLVSRRQARVPVAYLTGTKEFWSLSFKVTPAVLVPRPETEVLVETALARLKQLTAPVIVDVGTGSGAIAVAMAKMLPSARIYATEISREALDVARENAGVHEVAGQIAFLQGDLLEPVFARGLIGQCDLIVSNPPYVATTDLAVLPPEAHYEPVEALDGGPDGLWCHRQIITGASTLLRPGGWLALEMAPEQEIFLIRLLRDRGGFPDVEVVPDLGGRKRMIMACSTGPGFVPCRGSSPEQDTLGMNGV